A single region of the Lates calcarifer isolate ASB-BC8 linkage group LG16_LG22, TLL_Latcal_v3, whole genome shotgun sequence genome encodes:
- the LOC108873842 gene encoding NACHT, LRR and PYD domains-containing protein 12 isoform X15, with translation MMWTEEDRAESPVSSCLSMKSDWSKDFNPPDLSNGPGPWSHWRQFEPQRAESPVSSCLSMKSDWSKDRPPDLSNGPGPWSHWRQFPQRRAESPVSSCLSMKSDWSKDLNPPVFSNGPGPWSHWRQFPQQRAEHPVSSCLSMKSDWSKDLNPPDLSNGPGPWSHWRQFEPHRAESPVSSCLSMKSDWSKHFNPPLFSNGPGPWSHWRQFPQHRAESPVSSCLSMKSDWSKDLNPPVFSNGPGPWSHWRQFPQHRAESPVSSCLSMKSDWSKDRPPDLSNGPGPWSHWRQFPQERKRSHVPVEEQLSCCDLCQDVLKDPVSTSCGHWFCRQCITSYWDQSGPSGDSSCPQCGKRPRPGPGLQTADSGLQEVLDEHKISLRRRCERVTEGTDGTGSRTLLNRIYTELYITEGQSEEVNTQHEVMQLEIKMETLHDTPIRCQDVFKALPYQQRHIRVVLTNGVAGVGKTFSVQKFTLDWAEGLENQDVSLLVLLSFRELNLIRDEQYSLLTLLHVFHPTLQKVTAEKLAVCKVLFIFDGLDESRLSLDFNNRKVVSDVTQKSSVNELLTNLIQGNLLPSALVWITSRPAAANQIPPSCVDRVTEVRGFTDPQKEEYFRRRSSDEELSNRTISHIKTSRSLHIMCQIPVFCWIAATVLEHMLTTEQRGELPKTMTDLYSHFLLVQTKRKKNKYHEGHETSPQELTEADREVLLKLGRLAFEQLEKGNIMFYQEDLEQCGLDVTEALVYSGVCTEIFKRESVIFQKTVYCFVHLSVQEFLAAVYMFHCFTNRKTKVLKKFLGNKYVDSTLNDFLNEAVKKSLRSKNGHLDLFVRFLHGLSLESNQRVLGGLLGQTENSPEIIQRAINNLKKMRTNASPDRSINIFHCLMEMNDHSVHQEIQEFLKSENRSKKRLSMIQCSALAYMLQMSEEVLDEFDPKKYNTSEEGRRRLIPAVRNCRKAQLGGCGLSETDCEVVASALKSNPSHLRELDLSDNKDLKDSGVKLVSAGLESPNCRLETLRLKSCSLSEISCSSLVSALKSNPSHLRDLDLSNNWELQDSGVKDLCGFLQSPDCRLETLRLESCSLSEISCSSLVSALKSNPSHLRDLDLSNNDLQDSGVKDLCGLLRSPDCRLETLRLESCRLSEISCSSLVSALKSNPSHLRELDLTLNNLQDSDVKDLTDLVKSPDCGLETLRLESCSLSEISCSSLVSALKSNPSHLRDLNLSNNNLQDSGVKELCGLLRSPHCRLETLRLEYCCLSEISCSSLVSALKSNPSHLRELDLSYNYLQDSGVKELCGFLQSPHCRLETLRLKSCSLSEISCSSLVSALKSNPSHLRELDLSWNNDLQDSAVKKLCGFLQSPDCRLETLRLKSCRLSEISCSSLVSALKSNPSHLRELDLSNNINLQDSAVEELCGFLQSPHCRLETLRLESCGLSEISCSSLVSALKSNPSHLRDLDLSNYSLYDSGVKDLCGFLQSPDCRLETLRLRNCSLSEISCSSLASALKSNPSHLRELDLSWNNLNDSAVKPLHDLVKDPDYRLETVRWRW, from the exons acagagagcagagcatccagtatccagctgtctgtctatgaagagtgactggtccaaagaTTTAAATCCTCCAGACCTCAGTAATGGACCTGGACCCTGGAGTCACTGGAGACAGTTTGAACC acacagagcagagtctccagtatccagctgtctgtctatgaagagtgactggtccaaacATTTTAATCCTCCACTCTTCAGTAATGGACCTGGACCCTGGAGTCATTGGAGACAGTTTCCACA acacagagcagagtctccagtatccagctgtctgtctatgaagagtgactggtccaaagaTTTAAATCCTCCAGTCTTCAGTAATGGACCTGGACCCTGGAGTCATTGGAGACAGTTTCCACA acacagagcagagtctccagtatccagctgtctgtctatgaagagtgactggtccaaagaCAGACCTCCAGACCTCAGTAATGGACCTGGACCCTGGAGTCATTGGAGACAGTTTCCACA agagaggaagaggagtcatgttcctgtggaggagcagctgtcctGCTGTGATCTGTGTCAGGACGTCCTGAAGGATCCAGTCTCTACCAGCTGTGGACACTGGTTCTGCAGACAGTGCATCACCTCATACTGGGACCAGTCTGGTCCATCAGGAGACTCCTCCTGTCCCCAGTGTGGAAAAAGACccagaccaggacctggactgcagacagcagatagtggtctgcaggaggttttagatgaacataagatcagtctgaggaggagatgtgaacgtgtgactgaaggaactgatggaacaggaagtagaaccctcctcaacaggatctacactgagctctacatcacagagggacagagtgaagaggttaatacccaacatgaggtgaTGCAGCTGGAGATCAAGATGGAGACCCTCCATGACACTCCAATCAGGTGCCAGGACGTCTTTAAAGCCTTACCttaccaacagagacacatcagagtggttctgaccaacggcgtcgctggtgttggaaaaaccttctcagtgcagaagttcactctggactgggcagagggcttggaaaaccaagatgtcagtctgctggttctgctttcgttcagggagctgaacctgatcagagatgagcagtacagtcttctcacgctgctccatgttttccatccaacattacagaaggtcacagcagagaagctggctgtctgtaaagttctgttcatctttgacggcctggatgaaagcagactttcactggatttcaacaacaggaaggttgtgtctgacgtcacacagaagtcatcagtcaacgagctgctgacaaacctcatccaggggaatctgcttccctcggctctggtctggataacttccagacctgcagcggccaatcagatccctccttcatgtgttgacagggtaacagaagtacgaggcttcactgacccacagaaggaggagtacttcaggaggagatccagtgatgaagagctgtccaacagaaccatctcacacatcaagacctccaggagcctccacatcatgtgtcaaatcccagtcttctgctggatcgctgctacagttctggagcacatgttgactacagagcagagaggagagctgcccaagaccatgactgacctgtactcacacttcctgctggttcagacaaagaggaagaagaacaagtaccatgagggacatgagacgagtccacaggagctgacggaggctgacagggaagttcttctgaagctggggaggctggcgtttgaacAACTtgagaaaggaaacatcatgttctaccaagaagacctggagcagtgtggtcttgatgtgacagaggccttggtgtactcaggagtttgtacagagatcttcaaaagagagagtgtgatcttccagaaaacagtctactgctttgttcatctgagcgttcaggagtttctggctgcagtctacatgttccactgtttcaccaacaggaagaCAAAGGTACTGAAGAAGTTCCTGGGAAATAAATATGTTGATTCAACCCTGAATGACTTCCTGAATGAAGCAGTCAAAAAATCTCTGAGAAGTAAAAAtggccacctggacctgtttgttcgcttccttcatggcctctctctggagtccaaccagagaGTCTTAGGAGgtctgctgggtcagacagagaacagtccagaaatcatccagagagccatcaacaacctgaagaaGATGAGGACAAATGCGtctcctgacagaagcatcaacatcttccactgtctgatggagatgaacgaccactcagttcatcaggagatccaagagttcctgaagtcagagaacagatcaaAGAAGAGACTCTCTATgatccagtgctcagctctggcctacatgctgcagatgtcagaggaggttctggatgagttTGACCCAAAGAAGTACAACACATCAGAGGAGGGACGACGgagactgatcccagctgtgaggaactgcaggaaGGCTCA ACTTGGTGGTTGTGGACTCTCAGAGACTGACTGTGAAGtcgtggcctcagctctgaagtccaacccctcccatctgagagaactggacctgagtgacaaCAAAGACttgaaggattcaggagtgaagctggtttctgctggactggagagtccaaactgcagactggagactctgag gttgaagtcctgcagtttgtcagagatcagctgttcttctctggtctcagctctgaagtccaacccctcccatctgagagacctggacctgagtaacaactgggagctgcaggattcaggagtgaaggatctgtgtggttttctgcagagtccagactgtagactggagactctgag gttggagtcctgcagtttgtcagagatcagctgttcttctctggtctcagctctgaagtccaacccctcccatctgagagacctggacctgagtaacaatgacctgcaggattcaggagtgaaggatctgtgtggtttactgaggagtccagactgtagactggagactctgag gttggagtcctgcaggttgtcagagatcagctgttcttctctggtctcagctctgaagtccaacccctcccatctgagagaactggacctgactctcaacaacctgcaggattcagatGTGAAGGATCTGACTGATCTTGTGAAGAGTCCAGACTGtggactggagactctgag gttggagtcctgcagtttgtcagagatcagctgttcttctctggtctcagctctgaagtccaacccctcccatctgagagacctgaacctgagtaacaacaacctgcaggattcaggagtgaaggagctgtgtggtttacTGAGGAGTCCacactgtagactggagactctgag gttggagtactgctgtttgtcagagatcagctgttcttctctggtctcagctctgaagtccaacccctcccatctgagagaactggacctgagctacaactacctgcaggattcaggagtgaaggagctgtgtggttttctgcagagtccacactgtagactggagactctgag gttgaagtcctgcagtttgtcagagatcagctgttcttctctggtctcagctctgaagtccaacccctcccatctgagagaactggacctgagctgGAACAACGACCTGCAGGATTCAGCAGTGAAgaagctgtgtggttttctgcagagtccagactgtagactggagactctgag gttgaagtcctgcaggttgtcagagatcagctgttcttctctggtctcagctctgaagtccaacccctcccatctgagagaactggacctgagtaacaacattaacctgcaggattcagcagtggaggagctgtgtggttttctgcagagtccacactgtagactggagactctgag gttggagtCCTGtggtttgtcagagatcagctgttcttctctggtctcagctctgaagtccaacccctcccatctgagagacctggacctgagtaacTACAGCCTGTatgattcaggagtgaaggatctgtgtggttttctgcagagtccagactgtagactggagactctgag gttgaggaactgcagtttgtcagagatcagctgttcttctctggcctcagctctgaagtccaacccctcccatctgagagaactggacctgagctgGAACAACCTGAATGATTCAGCAGTGAAGCCTCTCCATGATCTTGTGAAGGACCCAGACTACAGACTGGAGACTGTGAG gtggaggtggtga
- the LOC108873842 gene encoding NACHT, LRR and PYD domains-containing protein 12 isoform X26, which produces MMWTEEDRAESPVSSCLSMKSDWSKDFNPPDLSNGPGPWSHWRQFEPQRAESPVSSCLSMKSDWSKDRPPDLSNGPGPWSHWRQFPQQRAEHPVSSCLSMKSDWSKDLNPPDLSNGPGPWSHWRQFEPHRAESPVSSCLSMKSDWSKHFNPPLFSNGPGPWSHWRQFPQHRAESPVSSCLSMKSDWSKDLNPPVFSNGPGPWSHWRQFPQHRAESPVSSCLSMKSDWSKDRPPDLSNGPGPWSHWRQFPQERKRSHVPVEEQLSCCDLCQDVLKDPVSTSCGHWFCRQCITSYWDQSGPSGDSSCPQCGKRPRPGPGLQTADSGLQEVLDEHKISLRRRCERVTEGTDGTGSRTLLNRIYTELYITEGQSEEVNTQHEVMQLEIKMETLHDTPIRCQDVFKALPYQQRHIRVVLTNGVAGVGKTFSVQKFTLDWAEGLENQDVSLLVLLSFRELNLIRDEQYSLLTLLHVFHPTLQKVTAEKLAVCKVLFIFDGLDESRLSLDFNNRKVVSDVTQKSSVNELLTNLIQGNLLPSALVWITSRPAAANQIPPSCVDRVTEVRGFTDPQKEEYFRRRSSDEELSNRTISHIKTSRSLHIMCQIPVFCWIAATVLEHMLTTEQRGELPKTMTDLYSHFLLVQTKRKKNKYHEGHETSPQELTEADREVLLKLGRLAFEQLEKGNIMFYQEDLEQCGLDVTEALVYSGVCTEIFKRESVIFQKTVYCFVHLSVQEFLAAVYMFHCFTNRKTKVLKKFLGNKYVDSTLNDFLNEAVKKSLRSKNGHLDLFVRFLHGLSLESNQRVLGGLLGQTENSPEIIQRAINNLKKMRTNASPDRSINIFHCLMEMNDHSVHQEIQEFLKSENRSKKRLSMIQCSALAYMLQMSEEVLDEFDPKKYNTSEEGRRRLIPAVRNCRKAQLGGCGLSETDCEVVASALKSNPSHLRELDLSDNKDLKDSGVKLVSAGLESPNCRLETLRLKSCSLSEISCSSLVSALKSNPSHLRDLDLSNNWELQDSGVKDLCGFLQSPDCRLETLRLESCSLSEISCSSLVSALKSNPSHLRDLDLSNNDLQDSGVKDLCGLLRSPDCRLETLRLESCRLSEISCSSLVSALKSNPSHLRELDLTLNNLQDSDVKDLTDLVKSPDCGLETLRLESCSLSEISCSSLVSALKSNPSHLRDLNLSNNNLQDSGVKELCGLLRSPHCRLETLRLEYCCLSEISCSSLVSALKSNPSHLRELDLSYNYLQDSGVKELCGFLQSPHCRLETLRLKSCSLSEISCSSLVSALKSNPSHLRELDLSWNNDLQDSAVKKLCGFLQSPDCRLETLRLKSCRLSEISCSSLVSALKSNPSHLRELDLSNNINLQDSAVEELCGFLQSPHCRLETLRLESCGLSEISCSSLVSALKSNPSHLRDLDLSNYSLYDSGVKDLCGFLQSPDCRLETLRLRNCSLSEISCSSLASALKSNPSHLRELDLSWNNLNDSAVKPLHDLVKDPDYRLETVRWRW; this is translated from the exons acagagagcagagcatccagtatccagctgtctgtctatgaagagtgactggtccaaagaTTTAAATCCTCCAGACCTCAGTAATGGACCTGGACCCTGGAGTCACTGGAGACAGTTTGAACC acacagagcagagtctccagtatccagctgtctgtctatgaagagtgactggtccaaacATTTTAATCCTCCACTCTTCAGTAATGGACCTGGACCCTGGAGTCATTGGAGACAGTTTCCACA acacagagcagagtctccagtatccagctgtctgtctatgaagagtgactggtccaaagaTTTAAATCCTCCAGTCTTCAGTAATGGACCTGGACCCTGGAGTCATTGGAGACAGTTTCCACA acacagagcagagtctccagtatccagctgtctgtctatgaagagtgactggtccaaagaCAGACCTCCAGACCTCAGTAATGGACCTGGACCCTGGAGTCATTGGAGACAGTTTCCACA agagaggaagaggagtcatgttcctgtggaggagcagctgtcctGCTGTGATCTGTGTCAGGACGTCCTGAAGGATCCAGTCTCTACCAGCTGTGGACACTGGTTCTGCAGACAGTGCATCACCTCATACTGGGACCAGTCTGGTCCATCAGGAGACTCCTCCTGTCCCCAGTGTGGAAAAAGACccagaccaggacctggactgcagacagcagatagtggtctgcaggaggttttagatgaacataagatcagtctgaggaggagatgtgaacgtgtgactgaaggaactgatggaacaggaagtagaaccctcctcaacaggatctacactgagctctacatcacagagggacagagtgaagaggttaatacccaacatgaggtgaTGCAGCTGGAGATCAAGATGGAGACCCTCCATGACACTCCAATCAGGTGCCAGGACGTCTTTAAAGCCTTACCttaccaacagagacacatcagagtggttctgaccaacggcgtcgctggtgttggaaaaaccttctcagtgcagaagttcactctggactgggcagagggcttggaaaaccaagatgtcagtctgctggttctgctttcgttcagggagctgaacctgatcagagatgagcagtacagtcttctcacgctgctccatgttttccatccaacattacagaaggtcacagcagagaagctggctgtctgtaaagttctgttcatctttgacggcctggatgaaagcagactttcactggatttcaacaacaggaaggttgtgtctgacgtcacacagaagtcatcagtcaacgagctgctgacaaacctcatccaggggaatctgcttccctcggctctggtctggataacttccagacctgcagcggccaatcagatccctccttcatgtgttgacagggtaacagaagtacgaggcttcactgacccacagaaggaggagtacttcaggaggagatccagtgatgaagagctgtccaacagaaccatctcacacatcaagacctccaggagcctccacatcatgtgtcaaatcccagtcttctgctggatcgctgctacagttctggagcacatgttgactacagagcagagaggagagctgcccaagaccatgactgacctgtactcacacttcctgctggttcagacaaagaggaagaagaacaagtaccatgagggacatgagacgagtccacaggagctgacggaggctgacagggaagttcttctgaagctggggaggctggcgtttgaacAACTtgagaaaggaaacatcatgttctaccaagaagacctggagcagtgtggtcttgatgtgacagaggccttggtgtactcaggagtttgtacagagatcttcaaaagagagagtgtgatcttccagaaaacagtctactgctttgttcatctgagcgttcaggagtttctggctgcagtctacatgttccactgtttcaccaacaggaagaCAAAGGTACTGAAGAAGTTCCTGGGAAATAAATATGTTGATTCAACCCTGAATGACTTCCTGAATGAAGCAGTCAAAAAATCTCTGAGAAGTAAAAAtggccacctggacctgtttgttcgcttccttcatggcctctctctggagtccaaccagagaGTCTTAGGAGgtctgctgggtcagacagagaacagtccagaaatcatccagagagccatcaacaacctgaagaaGATGAGGACAAATGCGtctcctgacagaagcatcaacatcttccactgtctgatggagatgaacgaccactcagttcatcaggagatccaagagttcctgaagtcagagaacagatcaaAGAAGAGACTCTCTATgatccagtgctcagctctggcctacatgctgcagatgtcagaggaggttctggatgagttTGACCCAAAGAAGTACAACACATCAGAGGAGGGACGACGgagactgatcccagctgtgaggaactgcaggaaGGCTCA ACTTGGTGGTTGTGGACTCTCAGAGACTGACTGTGAAGtcgtggcctcagctctgaagtccaacccctcccatctgagagaactggacctgagtgacaaCAAAGACttgaaggattcaggagtgaagctggtttctgctggactggagagtccaaactgcagactggagactctgag gttgaagtcctgcagtttgtcagagatcagctgttcttctctggtctcagctctgaagtccaacccctcccatctgagagacctggacctgagtaacaactgggagctgcaggattcaggagtgaaggatctgtgtggttttctgcagagtccagactgtagactggagactctgag gttggagtcctgcagtttgtcagagatcagctgttcttctctggtctcagctctgaagtccaacccctcccatctgagagacctggacctgagtaacaatgacctgcaggattcaggagtgaaggatctgtgtggtttactgaggagtccagactgtagactggagactctgag gttggagtcctgcaggttgtcagagatcagctgttcttctctggtctcagctctgaagtccaacccctcccatctgagagaactggacctgactctcaacaacctgcaggattcagatGTGAAGGATCTGACTGATCTTGTGAAGAGTCCAGACTGtggactggagactctgag gttggagtcctgcagtttgtcagagatcagctgttcttctctggtctcagctctgaagtccaacccctcccatctgagagacctgaacctgagtaacaacaacctgcaggattcaggagtgaaggagctgtgtggtttacTGAGGAGTCCacactgtagactggagactctgag gttggagtactgctgtttgtcagagatcagctgttcttctctggtctcagctctgaagtccaacccctcccatctgagagaactggacctgagctacaactacctgcaggattcaggagtgaaggagctgtgtggttttctgcagagtccacactgtagactggagactctgag gttgaagtcctgcagtttgtcagagatcagctgttcttctctggtctcagctctgaagtccaacccctcccatctgagagaactggacctgagctgGAACAACGACCTGCAGGATTCAGCAGTGAAgaagctgtgtggttttctgcagagtccagactgtagactggagactctgag gttgaagtcctgcaggttgtcagagatcagctgttcttctctggtctcagctctgaagtccaacccctcccatctgagagaactggacctgagtaacaacattaacctgcaggattcagcagtggaggagctgtgtggttttctgcagagtccacactgtagactggagactctgag gttggagtCCTGtggtttgtcagagatcagctgttcttctctggtctcagctctgaagtccaacccctcccatctgagagacctggacctgagtaacTACAGCCTGTatgattcaggagtgaaggatctgtgtggttttctgcagagtccagactgtagactggagactctgag gttgaggaactgcagtttgtcagagatcagctgttcttctctggcctcagctctgaagtccaacccctcccatctgagagaactggacctgagctgGAACAACCTGAATGATTCAGCAGTGAAGCCTCTCCATGATCTTGTGAAGGACCCAGACTACAGACTGGAGACTGTGAG gtggaggtggtga